The following proteins are encoded in a genomic region of Drosophila willistoni isolate 14030-0811.24 chromosome 3R, UCI_dwil_1.1, whole genome shotgun sequence:
- the LOC6650318 gene encoding non-structural maintenance of chromosomes element 3 homolog encodes MASTSRSYRNSQRASQSQNREQQRVGEEVKSIVKFILDHSAEKVAIKEKDMHVVAGGKDMLRQHLPLVVEELKRRFGIAFRLLDTSTPQNKVYICVATSPMVSIYELTESQRPQFTLLLIILLYIFLRDNRIEDQKLYEMLALLNIRLDEEHGYFGNDLKKLIEETFVRQHYLKRERSELSAYDDPKVYFQWGLRAKAEFSYPQMIQFASKLFQQDPKYIEQRLKATQSQQEQAEQ; translated from the coding sequence ATGGCTAGCACGTCTAGATCTTACCGGAATAGTCAAAGAGCTTCGCAATCTCAAAATCGAGAACAGCAGAGAGTGGGCGAAGAAGTTAAGAGTATagtgaaatttattttggaTCATTCTGCTGAAAAAGTGGCTATCAAAGAGAAGGACATGCACGTTGTAGCTGGGGGCAAGGATATGCTAAGGCAACACCTTCCTCTTGTGGTAGAGGAGCTGAAACGGCGATTTGGCATTGCGTTCCGATTATTGGATACTTCTACTCCACAAAACAAAGTCTACATTTGCGTGGCCACTTCGCCCATGGTGTCCATATATGAGCTGACGGAATCACAGCGTCCCCAATTTACTCTACTGCTCATTATTTTGCTTTACATATTTCTGCGTGACAATAGGATTGAGGATCAGAAATTATATGAAATGTTAGCCTTACTAAACATTCGATTGGATGAGGAACATGGATACTTTGGCAATGATCTAAAGAAGCTAATTGAGGAGACATTTGTGCGTCAGCATTATCTAAAGCGAGAGCGTTCAGAGTTGAGTGCATATGATGATCCCAAGGTGTACTTTCAATGGGGTCTCCGGGCCAAGGCGGAGTTTTCGTATCCGCAAATGATACAGTTTGCCTCGAAGCTGTTCCAACAGGATCCTAAATATATTGAGCAACGTTTAAAGGCGACCCAAAGTCAACAAGAACAAGCTGAGCagtaa
- the LOC6650315 gene encoding GPN-loop GTPase 3 has protein sequence MRFAQIIVGPAGSGKSTYCSYMQQHAMDSKRNIQVVNLDPAAEHFNYTPLTDIRELIHLDDAMEDEELHYGPNGGLIFCLEFLIENQDWLKDQLCGGENELMVGEPDDDYILFDMPGQIELFTHLKMGKQLVQLLESWNFRTCVVFCLDSQFMVDGAKFISGTMAALSVMANMEQPHVNVLTKVDLLSTEARKQLDLYLEPDAHNLMGELTIGTAFGEKYRKLTEAIGTLIEDFSLVRFFPLDTQDEESVGDLLLQIDSILQYGEDADVQVRDFDDPDADEKEE, from the exons atgAGGTTTGCGCAAATAATTGTGGGTCCTGCCGGTAGCGGAAAG TCCACATACTGTAGTTACATGCAACAACATGCAATGGATAGTAAAAGGAATATCCAAGTAGTAAATCTCGACCCGGCAGCCGAACATTTCAATTATACACCCTTAACAGATATAAGGGAACTGATTCATCTCGATGATGCCATGGAGGATGAGGAATTACATTACGGGCCCAATGGTGGGCTGATCTTTTGCCTAGAGTTTCTTATTGAAAATCAGGACTGGCTTAAGGATCAGCTATGTGGAGGTGAGAACGAGCTAATGGTTGGCGAACCAGACGATGATTATATACTCTTCGATATGCCGGGACAAATTGAATTGTTTACCCACTTGAAGATGGGCAAACAGTTGGTCCAGTTGCTTGAGTCTTGGAATTTCCGCACCTGTGTGGTCTTTTGTCTGGACTCTCAATTTATGGTGGATGGAGCTAAATTTATATCGGGAACTATGGCCGCTTTGAGTGTCATGGCCAATATGGAGCAGCCACATGTGAATGTATTGACCAAAGTGGATTTGTTAAGCACGGAGGCACGTAAACAATTGGATTTATATCTTGAGCCAGATGCCCATAATCTTATGGGTGAATTAACTATTGGCACAGCATTTGGTGAAAAGTATCGAAAGCTAACTGAAGCCATTGGAACGTTAATTGAAGATTTCAG TTTGGTGCGTTTTTTTCCCCTCGACACGCAAGATGAGGAGAGTGTGGGCGATTTATTATTGCAAATTGACAGCATATTGCAATATGGTGAAGATGCCGATGTGCAAGTGCGGGACTTTGACGATCCAGATGCTGACGAAAAAGAGGAGTGA
- the LOC6650314 gene encoding coatomer subunit beta': MSLKLNIKQHLSVPSDRVKCIDLLCHPSAEPWMLCALHNGHVLIINYQTQQIVEDFEVCAKPVRCAKFIERKNWIVTGSDDGMIRIYDVKSLAPIHSFKGHSDFVRSIIVHPELPLLLTCSDDSLIKLWNWDKQWSCDQVFEGHSHYVMQIAFNPKDFNTFASASLDKTVKTWQLDSNVANLTLEGHKKGVNCVNYYHTPTESFLISGGDDYVVKIWNPKNNSCVQTLGGHSDNVTAVALHKELPIVFTGSEDGTFRIWRLDMEKQTHYLESCIDYGLKRLWTIANHFNNVDLALGFDEGSIIIKVQQE; this comes from the exons atgtctCTTAAATTGAACATTAAGCAGCACCTGAGTGTTCCCTCAGATCGCGTCAAGTGCATTGACCTCTTGTGTCACCCGTCGGCGGAACCGTGGATGTTGTGTGCTCTACACAATGGTCACGTGCTGATAATTAACTATCAAACTCAACAAATTGTCGAAGATTTCGAAGTCTGTGCTAAGCCCGTGCGTTGCGCTAAATTTATTGAGCGCAAAAATTGGATCGTAACCGGCTCGGATGATGGCATGATACGAATCTATGACGTCAAGTCACTAGCACCGATACACTCATTTAAAGGACACTCGGACTTTGTGCGCAGTATAATCGTCCATCCTGAACTACCGTTGCTCTTGACATGCAGTG ACGATAGTCTCATCAAACTATGGAACTGGGACAAGCAATGGTCCTGCGATCAAGTTTTTGAAGGCCATTCGCATTATGTAATGCAGATTGCCTTTAATCCCAAAGATTTTAACACATTCGCCTCCGCTTCCTTGGATAAAACTGTAAAGACCTGGCAATTGGACTCTAACGTGGCAAATTTAACACTGGAAGGTCATAAGAAGGGCGTAAATTGTGTAAATTACTATCATACCCCAACTGAATCGTTCTTAATATCTGGTGGCGATGATTATGTGGTCAAAATTTGGAATCCAAAGAACAATTCGTGTGTTCAAACACTGGGGGGTCATAGCGACAACGTTACAGCTGTAGCTCTTCACAAGGAATTACCTATTGTTTTCACCGGATCCGAAGATGGAACTTTTAGGATTTGGCGCTTGGACATGGAAAAACAAACACATTACCTGGAATCATGTATTGATTATGGTCTAAAGCGTCTCTGGACCATTGCCAATCACTTCAATAATGTAGACTTGGCCCTTGGATTTGATGAGGGATCGATTATTATTAAAGTGCAACAGGAATAA
- the LOC6650317 gene encoding interaptin, with translation MQNSLNPKEPSGNGSSQEDISLRLAALNQWQDEQKRLLQERQQNQRQMLGLEQRNMYKMLGLLNKDTDTQMGDDDEREQSEKEEFLEMPEMANTNESQINLKPQPKRPFLKRGEGLKQRFKISPDELRLDNLPRYKFANAHPQFRRTMPVSKKSSLKKPAPIRKESVPPPLDLQEQQFQELLIKSKNFCQSTPDLKSITSSASHSTHSTNSSAKVRFAEQTADDEMTESSDPSPLVGVKWAQVLDTQNIKAMPLIQRRSAQIRVEDDSNVSIFELLEQKATEGNFDMNSSCIRTFMARKDQRQREDIKNETDQIILTQQMRHLRLQPEIKEIFEDKDEEDQEREPQQEDEDDEEEDSTLTTHQRGKPQVRVRFSDSNDTHSYSNESTLTDNVQLFEQFKSALFQALEKNKQPSASSQEQEDLQSKANLVRQRLEELEQEIATFKAQNLELLRLKQQHELNQAKCQEEHQEAMDRVHDEKIQAEIYLHDERMKIEEERRKFDQQMRLQKSSAHSNNKKEISALKQEVEQLQLQLKQKEQQHVSAQARLRAQLRASEREQKNYRDEIELLHRENKRLEQELIKIGRENNTKMLQEINRNIARLAPKVLPTKTITQVLDENGRRTKSLDGVPSKAPNKPNSKPRRSWSRSKKKPELEESEDASSNSDNFDEDERVVTPQGAKEQEPTASKKSEANTDSSPLSDLKREIVNADGSRDIWYPNGNLKKISADGMTIRMLYFNKDIKETDIREGTIKYYYNETNTWHTTYLDGLEILEFPNGQTEHRHKNGTIEIHFPNNSIKVVDPNDTEKLEEWRYADGTHLVQLRSGDKILNLPNGQKEIHTKLNKRREYPDGTVKLVYPDGSQETRYSNGRVRLKDKDGKLIMDTDYAKY, from the exons atgcaaaattcaTTGAACCCCAAAGAACCAAGCGGGAACGGCTCTTCACAGGAGGACATAAGTCTACGGCTGGCCGCTTTAAATCAGTGGCAGGATGAACAGAAACGTCTCCTTCAGGAGCGTCAGCAGAATCAGCGTCAAATGCTTGGATTGGAGCAAcgaaatatgtataaaatgtTGGGTCTTCTTAACAAGGATACAGACACTCAAATGGGAGACGATGACGAGCGAGAACAGTCGGAAAAGGAAGAATTTCTAGAAATGCCAGAAATGGCAAATACAAATGAAAGTCAGATAAACCTAAAACCACAACCAAAGCGTCCGTTCCTGAAACGTGGAGAAGGCTTGAAGCAGCGTTTCAAAATTAGTCCCGATGAACTACGCCTAGACAATTTACCCCGCTACAAGTTTGCCAATGCTCATCCTCAATTTCGGAGAACTATGCCAGTGTCTAAAAAGAGTAGTTTAAAAAAGCCTGCACCTATTCGCAAAGAATCAGTTCCCCCGCCCCTAGATCTTCAGGAGCAGCAGTTTCAGGAGTTACTAATAAAATCTAAGAATTTTTGTCAGTCTACACCTGATCTCAAGTCCATTACTTCCTCCGCTTCCCACTCTACTCACTCAACTAATTCGTCAGCCAAAGTTCGCTTTGCGGAACAAACGGCAGATGATGAGATGACGGAATCCTCAGATCCAAGTCCGTTGGTAGGAGTGAAGTGGGCTCAGGTTTTGGATACCCAAAATATCAAAGCCATGCCACTTATACAAAGGAGATCGGCACAAATACGAGTCGAGGACGACTCCAATGTTAGCATTTTTGAGTTACTTGAGCAAAAAGCCACAGAGGGTAATTTTGATATGAACTCCAGTTGCATTAGAACCTTTATGGCCCGAAAAGATCAGCGTCAACGAGAGgacataaaaaatgaaacagaTCAGATAATACTTACACAACAAATGAGGCATCTTCGCCTTCAGCCAGAGATCAAAGAAATTTTTGAGGATAAAGATGAGGAAGACCAGGAGAGGGAGCCGCAACAAGAGGACGAGGACGACGAGGAGGAGGATTCAACATTGACCACCCATCAAAGAGGAAAACCCCAAGTTCGGGTCCGCTTCTCAGACTCAAATGACACCCACTCGTATTCTAATGAATCTACTTTAACCGACAATGTACAACTTTTTGAACAATTCAAATCCGCCCTTTTCCAAGCACTGGAGAAAAACAAGCAACCATCTGCAAGCTCCCAGGAGCAGGAAGATCTTCAATCTAAAGCAAATTTGGTACGCCAACGACTTGAAGAATTGGAGCAGGAGATAGCCACCTTTAAAGCACAAAATTTGGAACTTCTTCGTcttaaacaacaacatgaaTTGAATCAAGCCAAATGTCAGGAGGAACATCAAGAAGCCATGGATCGCGTTCATGATGAGAAAATTCAAGCTGAAATCTATTTACACGACGAACGCATGAAAATCGAAGAGGAACGTCGCAAGTTCGATCAACAAATGCGTCTCCAAAAGAGCAGTGCTCATTCgaataataagaaagaaatATCGGCCCTCAAACAGGAAGTGGAGCAGCTGCAACTTCAGCTTAAAcagaaggagcagcagcaTGTTTCAGCCCAAGCTCGTTTACGTGCCCAATTAAGGGCCAGCGAGAGAGAGCAGAAAAACTATCGCGATGAGATCGAGCTATTGCACAGAGAGAACAAACGTCTCGAGCAGGAGCTAATCAAGATTGGTCGTGAAAATAATACCAAAATGTTGCAAGAGATCAATAGAAATATAGCCAGATTAGCGCCAAAAGTG CTACCTACAAAGACCATTACTCAAGTCCTTGATGAGAATGGCAGACGCACGAAATCCCTGGACGGCGTGCCATCCAAAGCTCCGAACAAACCCAATTCTAAGCCACGTCGATCGTGGAGCAGAAGTAAAAAGAAACCAGAATTGGAGGAAAGTGAAGATGCATCAAGCAATTCTGATAACTTCGATGAAGACGAAAGAGTTGTCACACCGCAGGGTGCCAAAGAGCAAGAACCAACAGCTTCAAAAAAGTCAGAAGCTAATACAGATTCCAGTCCACTCAGCGATTTAAAACGTGAGATTGTCAATGCGGATGGAAGCCGAGATATTTGGTATCCGAATGGCAACCTAAAGAAAATTAGTGCCGATGGCATGACCATAAGAATGCTATACTTTAATAAGGACATAAAGGAAACGGACATACGCGAGGGcaccattaaatattattataatgaGACCAATACTTGGCATACAACATATTTAGATGGATTAGAAATTCTTGAATTTCCAAATGGCCAAACTGAACATCGTCATAAAAATGGCACCATTGAGATACATTTTCCCAATAACTCCATTAAAGTGGTAGATCCTAATGATACGGAAAAACTTGAAGAATGGCGTTACGCCGATGGCACACATTTGGTTCAGTTGAGAAGTGGTGATAAGATACTTAATCTACCAAATGGACAAAAAGAGATACACACGAAATTGAATAAACGTCGAGAATATCCAGATGGTACTGTTAAACTAGTTTATCCCGATGGAAGCCAAGAGACACGCTATTCAAATGGTCGCGTGCGACTGAAAGATAAAGATGGCAAACTGATAATGGATACGGATTATGCCAAGTATTAG
- the LOC6650316 gene encoding uncharacterized protein LOC6650316 — protein MEPNLIQSYGMDLSKVSVVRSAKGVDMLCVDNFLYHFDRIGKNNSYRWLCNRRKDKHTPCKSRICTLLPNPSDKGRHIVTDVVLAHCHERCSDHEIKKVIQRKRLSLMKMNDAYSATQPKRARIYERATAGLSGPEWISADGEPGSKTNSSFHLDFEEKDRVYMLRRRDGRVMVCVDGHLYYLSGKSYMGDMCAWTCVRNRDIECDAKICTEVTLAGAHRLHAFEESDVHIHPHYSATKLMHMFEKHQIVLIEDEQTNDVLLECQNMEYFDPAILFDQQHLQHQEGGSHQEGFNQRVADDLESIIIEDCEETFEDYIGNQEEAEGIDNVDVVDEVVVEQEEQDDEEEFLDNEEKWPPALRVIEDYITPDDHNPMTETDLTKFTFLPSAKGRKVLCINKYLYHFDAQSRSNGHMFFTCIMRRDKQRTCHVRVTLDPKPNGPVVLRINGEHTHKADVKEILVRLKRLEKHSTSGPSYKASFKCKSNPNESPTHVNEYQDSEHFENQEQEAQEEQNVVMKKVINMDGSIRVEPHDSKSNLIVEYMKDTSDDTISAKIEILPNTSKEKSSPHLPELTNIRRRRDNTSAPNPDGKVFPDMDLTKIWTVRSAKGGEMLCVDGYIYHAKNRGLISRNYWVCIKSRDAQVNCKSRISTSTQKDGSIRVLRVYNTHSHPISENDIKRRYFNEINKKSNKQIKFRPLHFMGKSLDEIKQEYGDLSIERLNVSNINPDILVNKKPRVSGGSASSPNSESFMCKQEPSGEDYDRSERMTHEEGECEEAPVEDQEEEEFQDELHMIDDYVNMEEATDSIIEVVEEATTDEMDNYGTVIPIFTMKLYAVSDGPPSLAVRMTLKALDIQYELINVDFCALEHRTEDYAKMNPQKEIPVLDDNGFYLSESIAIMQYLCDKYAPNSTIYPQDVNLRALINQRLCFNMGFYYNPISGHSMAPIFFDYERTPMSLKRVENALDVFETYLDRLGTKYAAGDNVTIADFALISATLCLEAIDFDLSPYPLVQRWYFTFKEEYPQLWEIANSGMQEIKAFEQNPPDLSEMNHPFHPTRKQPKA, from the exons ATGGAACCGAACTTGATCCAAAGCTATGGCATGGACTTGTCCAAAGTGTCCGTCGTGCGTTCCGCCAAAGGCGTTGATATGCTCTGCGTGGACAATTTTTTGTATCATTTTGATCGGATTGGTAAAAATAATTCATATCGCTGGCTCTGCAATCGTCGAAAAGATAAGCATACACCATGCAAATCCCGGATTTGCACTCTACTGCCGAATCCCAGTGACAAGGGGCGGCACATTGTGACGGATGTGGTTCTGGCCCACTGTCATGAGCGGTGCAGTGACCATGAGATTAAAAAAGTAATACAACGCAAGCGTTTATCTCTAATGAAAATGAACGATGCGTACAGTGCTACCCAGCCCAAGAGAGCACGAATCTATGAGCGGGCCACAGCGGGATTGTCTGGACCCGAATGGATATCGGCGGATGGGGAACCGGGTTCAAAAACAAATTCCAGCTTTCATTTGGATTTTGAG GAAAAGGATCGTGTTTACATGCTCCGACGTCGCGATGGCCGAGTCATGGTCTGCGTTGATGGACATTTATATTATTTGAGTGGTAAATCTTACATGGGTGATATGTGTGCATGGACTTGTGTACGTAATCGTGACATTGAGTGCGATGCAAAGATATGCACAGAAGTCACTTTGGCAGGGGCCCACCGATTGCATGCCTTTGAGGAATCAGATGTACACATACATCCACATTACTCGGCCACCAAATTGATGCACATGTTTGAAAAGCATCAAATCGTTTTGATTGAGGATGAGCAGACCAATGACGTGCTACTGGAATGTCAGAATATGGAATATTTTGATCCAGCTATACTGTTTGATCAGCAGCATCTTCAGCACCAAGAAGGTGGGTCGCATCAAGAGGGCTTTAATCAACGGGTAGCCGATGATTTGGAATCAATTATTATAGAAGATTGTGAAGAGACGTTCGAAGATTATATAGGTAACCAGGAAGAAGCGGAAGGCATAGACAATGTCGATGTGGTCGATGAGGTAGTAGTGGAACAAGAAGAACAAGATGACGAGGAGGAATTCCTGGATAATGAAGAGAAATGGCCGCCAGCTTTAAGAGTAATTGAAGATTATATAACACCAGACGATCACAATCCCATGACCGAAACAGATCTAACAAAATTCACCTTTCTACCATCAGCGAAGGGTCGCAAAGTTTTGTgcattaacaaatatttatatcatTTTGATGCCCAAAGTCGATCGAATGGGCATATGTTCTTTACATGCATTATGCGTCGAGATAAGCAAAGGACATGTCATGTTAGAGTAACTTTGGACCCAAAACCAAATGGTCCTGTGGTCCTAAGAATAAATGGCGAACATACTCATAAGGCTGATGtaaaagaaattttagtaCGATTGAAGCGACTGGAGAAACATTCAACTTCAGGCCCCTCTTACAAGGCATCATTCAAATGTAAATCGAATCCAAATGAAAGCCCAACTCATGTAAATGAATATCAAGATTCAGAACACTTTGAAAATCAGGAACAGGAAGCACAGGAAGAACAAAATGTTGTAATGAAAAAAGTCATCAATATGGATGGGTCCATTAGAGTAGAACCCCATGACTCGAAATCCAACTTGATTGTAGAATACATGAAGGACACATCGGATGACACTATAAGCgccaaaattgaaatattaccGAATACTTCAAAGGAAAAATCATCGCCCCATCTGCCCGAGTTAACGAATATACGTCGCCGACGCGATAACACATCTGCCCCTAATCCGGATGGTAAAGTGTTTCCAGACATGGATCTTACAAAAATCTGGACTGTACGTTCAGCCAAAGGAGGTGAAATGTTATGTGTCGATGGCTATATATATCATGCCAAAAATCGAGGTCTAATATCACGCAACTACTGGGTATGCATCAAGAGTCGGGATGCGCAGGTTAATTGCAAAAGTCGAATATCGACATCTACCCAAAAAGATGGCTCAATTCGTGTATTACGTGTCTATAATACCCATAGTCATCCTATTAGCGAAAATGATATAAAGCGTCGGTATTTTAATGAAATCAACAAAAAGTCAAATAAGCAAATTAAGTTTCGTCCTTTGCATTTCATGGGAAAATCATTGGATGAGATTAAACAGGAGTATGGTGATTTATCCATTGAGCGTTTGAATGTGTCCAATATTAATCCGGATATTTTGGTCAACAAAAAGCCACGTGTTAGCGGTGGCAGTGCATCTAGCCCTAATTCAGAATCATTTATGTGCAAGCAGGAGCCATCCGGTGAGGATTACGATCGATCAGAACGTATGACTCATGAAGAAGGTGAATGTGAAGAAGCTCCTGTTGAGGATCAAGAGGAAGAGGAATTCCAGGATGAATTACATATGATAGACGACTATGTTAATATGGAGGAAGCCACAGATTCCATTATTGAAGTGGTAGAGGAAGCAACAACTGATGAAATGGATAACTATGGAACTGTTAT ACCAATTTTTACGATGAAATTATACGCCGTATCCGATGGTCCACCATCTCTGGCCGTTCGAATGACTCTTAAGGCTTTGGACATACAATATGAACTAATCAATGTGGACTTTTGTGCTCTGGAACATCGCACTGAGGATTATGCCAAA ATGAATCCCCAAAAGGAGATTCCTGTGCTGGACGATAATGGTTTCTATCTGTCTGAAAGTATTGCCATTATGCAATATCTTTGCGATAAATACGCCCCCAATTCAACAATCTATCCGCAGGATGTCAATCTACGAGCCCTGATCAATCAGCGACTGTGTTTTAATATGGGTTTCTATTACAATCCCATTTCAGGCCATAGCATGGCACCCATTTTCTTTGACTACGAGCGAACACCCATGTCTCTGAAGCGTGTGGAAAATGCCTTAGATGTATTTGAAACATATTTGGATCGTTTGGGCACTAAATATGCAGCCGGTGATAATGTAACTATTGCCGATTTTGCTCTCATATCGGCCACATTGTGTTTGGAGGCAATCGATTTTGATTTATCGCCATATCCATTGGTTCAACGATGGTATTTCACCTTCAAGGAGGAATATCCACAATTGTGGGAGATAGCCAACAGTGGAATGCAGGAAATTAAAGCATTTGAGCAGAATCCACCAGATTTATCAGAAATGAATCATCCGTTTCATCCCACTCGAAAACAACCCAAGGCAtga